The following coding sequences are from one Methanococcoides orientis window:
- a CDS encoding cupin domain-containing protein has translation MDKGFSKDLSDLMQFPSEGIFSTVLAKAEDYNYTLMCLAAGTNIDEHTSTKTGVVQVLKGKGIFRLFDNDIEMKEGTFIFMPANAPHSLQADEDLAILLCLTK, from the coding sequence ATGGATAAAGGATTCTCAAAAGATCTTAGTGATTTGATGCAATTCCCTTCAGAGGGAATTTTCAGTACCGTTCTGGCAAAAGCTGAAGACTATAACTATACACTGATGTGCCTTGCTGCCGGTACGAACATTGACGAGCATACTTCTACGAAAACAGGAGTTGTTCAGGTCTTGAAAGGAAAAGGTATTTTCAGGCTGTTCGATAATGACATAGAGATGAAAGAAGGGACCTTCATTTTTATGCCAGCAAATGCACCCCATTCTCTTCAGGCGGATGAGGACCTGGCAATATTGCTATGTCTCACAAAGTGA
- a CDS encoding ATP-binding protein → MLEISVSDNGIGIPKNKHDEIFETFKQVDSSTSKQYGGTGLGLALARQYVELHGGNIWVDSEKGRGSTFTFTIPFNSVS, encoded by the coding sequence ATGCTTGAGATCTCTGTATCGGATAACGGTATAGGCATTCCGAAAAATAAACACGATGAGATATTTGAGACCTTCAAACAGGTTGATTCTTCAACCTCAAAGCAATATGGGGGCACAGGTCTCGGATTAGCTTTGGCCAGGCAGTATGTTGAGCTGCATGGGGGAAACATATGGGTTGATAGTGAAAAAGGTAGGGGTAGTACCTTTACGTTCACTATCCCTTTTAATTCTGTTTCTTAA
- a CDS encoding TrkH family potassium uptake protein → MRYNVVLGVLGSILWLLAVFMFIPLFVALYYDEPLLTFGLPLIITMLIAFVFSLFFAKVEEEWNMKEGFFIVASGWLIAAVVYSLPYMLEGVPPVNALFESMSGVTATGATALVDIESHSKSLLFWRGMTQWLGGMGIIMLFIAILPKLGIAGRQMFRAEVPGLQEEQLRPRIRETAKILWLVYISLSIAEVIVLDLAGLSFYDSITHTFTSISCSGFSPYSDSIAAFNDPVVEAIFIVFMFLGGANFALHYKTIFSDRTSLIKDQEFKFYFAIIAIATLVLAYMLFSTRVYSLSDAFRYSSFQVISILTTTGYATADFNLWPDSSRFILFLLMFIGGCAGSTSGGVKVVRVLLLLKYAQNVLFKVLHPKAIRHVRFNGKTVPEDVIHSIVSFMVIYFMIFVASSTMLSLMGMDFVTSLSASIATLGNVGPGLGLVGPMASFDAIPDLGKLILTANMWIGRLEVFTVMVILTPAFWRK, encoded by the coding sequence TTGAGATATAATGTAGTTCTGGGTGTACTGGGTTCTATCCTCTGGCTGCTTGCCGTATTTATGTTCATTCCATTGTTTGTGGCTCTTTATTATGATGAACCACTTTTAACTTTTGGCTTACCTTTGATAATCACGATGCTTATTGCTTTTGTTTTTTCATTGTTTTTCGCAAAAGTGGAAGAAGAATGGAATATGAAGGAAGGCTTTTTCATTGTAGCATCAGGCTGGCTTATTGCAGCAGTGGTCTATTCTCTTCCTTACATGCTCGAGGGTGTACCTCCGGTCAATGCCTTATTTGAATCCATGTCCGGTGTCACTGCTACCGGAGCAACTGCACTTGTCGATATTGAGAGCCATAGCAAAAGCCTGCTCTTCTGGAGAGGTATGACACAATGGCTTGGAGGCATGGGTATTATCATGTTGTTCATTGCTATCCTGCCAAAGCTCGGCATTGCAGGCCGTCAGATGTTCCGTGCAGAGGTTCCGGGTCTTCAGGAAGAACAACTTCGTCCGAGGATCAGGGAAACCGCCAAAATACTGTGGCTCGTTTACATTTCACTGTCAATTGCAGAAGTCATCGTCCTGGATCTTGCTGGTTTGTCCTTTTATGATTCCATAACCCACACATTCACATCCATATCATGTTCCGGCTTTTCCCCGTATTCAGACAGTATAGCAGCTTTTAATGATCCCGTGGTCGAAGCAATTTTCATAGTTTTCATGTTCCTTGGGGGAGCAAACTTTGCCCTTCACTACAAAACGATATTTTCTGATAGAACGAGTCTGATAAAAGATCAGGAATTCAAGTTCTACTTCGCTATAATTGCTATAGCAACCCTTGTTCTTGCTTATATGCTCTTCAGCACCCGGGTCTATTCACTTTCTGATGCTTTCAGGTACAGCAGTTTTCAGGTCATTTCCATCCTTACAACTACAGGTTATGCTACAGCGGATTTCAATCTCTGGCCGGACTCCTCAAGGTTCATCCTCTTCCTGCTGATGTTCATCGGAGGCTGTGCCGGTTCTACATCAGGCGGTGTGAAAGTAGTGCGTGTACTTCTTCTGCTAAAATATGCACAGAATGTACTTTTCAAGGTGCTTCACCCAAAAGCTATCAGACATGTCCGCTTTAACGGCAAGACAGTTCCTGAGGATGTTATTCATTCAATCGTATCCTTCATGGTAATTTACTTCATGATCTTCGTTGCCAGCTCGACCATGCTCTCACTAATGGGAATGGACTTTGTTACTTCCCTGAGTGCTTCCATTGCAACCCTTGGAAATGTCGGTCCCGGTCTCGGCCTTGTAGGTCCGATGGCCAGCTTTGATGCCATTCCAGACCTTGGCAAGCTGATACTAACTGCTAATATGTGGATCGGAAGACTTGAGGTGTTTACAGTGATGGTGATACTGACGCCGGCTTTCTGGAGGAAGTAA
- a CDS encoding SRPBCC family protein, whose amino-acid sequence MLTLKDSVTINQPPEVIFEWFTHFCENYTSWHQDHIIAKWIRGKDFEKGSTLYAEEYLNGKLEKLSFEITRSKKGELIEYKLVFPHSIISPGGAFYIEPLGDNRCLFTATLSFRFGWLFSKIAKKRIDSLRTHMKEEGENLKSILENSSY is encoded by the coding sequence GTGCTCACGTTAAAAGATTCCGTAACAATAAACCAACCACCTGAAGTTATTTTTGAGTGGTTCACTCATTTTTGTGAAAATTACACTTCATGGCATCAGGACCATATAATTGCGAAATGGATTCGGGGGAAGGATTTTGAAAAAGGTTCGACTCTTTATGCTGAGGAATATCTCAACGGTAAACTGGAAAAATTAAGCTTTGAAATAACCAGATCCAAAAAAGGTGAATTGATTGAATACAAACTAGTATTCCCACATTCCATTATCTCTCCAGGTGGAGCATTTTACATAGAACCTCTTGGTGACAATAGATGCTTGTTCACTGCTACTCTTTCTTTTCGATTTGGATGGTTGTTCTCGAAAATTGCAAAAAAAAGAATTGATTCCCTCAGAACACATATGAAAGAAGAAGGAGAAAATCTTAAAAGTATATTGGAAAATTCAAGCTATTAA
- a CDS encoding pentapeptide repeat-containing protein produces the protein MQYQNKEFEEETFKDIDLRDASFKNSKFIGCVFENCNLSNVDLENTKLQGVIFRNCKILGLDFSKCNDFILTFGFEDSFLSLSIFSDLNLENTDFINCQVHDCDFLNTNLAKANFENSDLKKSLIQNANLSFTSFRNAKNYDIDPNNNFLKKTKFSIPEVISLLNIYDIELE, from the coding sequence ATGCAGTACCAGAACAAAGAATTTGAAGAGGAAACCTTTAAGGATATCGACCTCAGGGACGCATCTTTCAAAAATTCAAAGTTTATTGGTTGTGTTTTTGAAAACTGCAATTTATCAAACGTCGATCTGGAAAATACAAAATTGCAAGGGGTCATATTCAGGAACTGCAAAATTCTGGGACTGGATTTTTCAAAATGTAATGATTTCATACTCACTTTTGGATTTGAAGACTCTTTTCTTTCACTGTCGATCTTTTCCGATCTGAATTTGGAAAATACGGATTTTATCAATTGTCAGGTACATGATTGTGATTTTCTAAATACCAATCTTGCAAAAGCGAATTTTGAAAATTCCGATCTTAAGAAAAGTCTCATTCAGAATGCGAACCTGAGCTTTACGTCGTTCAGGAATGCAAAAAACTATGATATAGACCCAAATAACAATTTCCTGAAAAAGACTAAATTTTCTATCCCGGAAGTGATCTCCCTGTTAAATATCTATGACATTGAGCTGGAATGA
- a CDS encoding HEAT repeat domain-containing protein has translation MIESLIQNTGHSTVFVRVDAVKSLVEIGGPAVDPLIQALNDEKPKIRENSAAALGKIGDERAVQPLINLLGDDDNDVQRAAEFALCDIGDQAVEPLVEAINDPDVNWAVHSNGMRVLETIGDERAVGPLIEMLGGVDGVDAATALGEIGEPAVEPLIDALGDEDPHVRAYAARALGRTGDSRAVEPVIELLNDEDENVKSNAAMALGKLDDKRAIEPLTKALDGDSDRVRILARSAIDDIERQVSSSKVMTFYGEGREFYTEDERRSWLDKLESMRNIMGDMQKYMHPYGPVISYGQGYDGYISVTFLEGSEVNESLMDEIYGVIDKKAVENGIDDIPVKFEFEEMPVLDEAPCEDLIEEDIDTPNTPGFTIFSLIMGLLFVLKIQK, from the coding sequence ATGATCGAATCATTGATACAGAATACGGGACATTCGACCGTATTTGTCAGAGTTGATGCTGTGAAAAGTCTTGTTGAGATAGGAGGGCCTGCAGTAGATCCTCTGATCCAGGCACTAAATGACGAAAAGCCTAAAATTCGGGAGAATTCAGCAGCTGCTCTTGGAAAAATAGGAGATGAAAGAGCAGTACAACCTCTCATTAATTTGCTGGGTGACGATGATAACGATGTCCAGCGTGCTGCAGAATTTGCTCTTTGTGATATCGGGGACCAAGCAGTGGAGCCACTGGTTGAAGCCATAAATGATCCTGATGTAAATTGGGCTGTCCATTCGAATGGAATGCGTGTTCTTGAAACAATAGGAGATGAGAGGGCAGTAGGTCCACTGATCGAGATGCTTGGAGGCGTAGACGGTGTAGATGCCGCTACAGCTCTAGGAGAAATAGGTGAACCAGCAGTTGAACCCCTTATCGATGCTTTAGGGGATGAAGATCCACACGTGCGGGCATATGCTGCCAGAGCTCTGGGTAGAACAGGTGATTCGAGGGCAGTTGAGCCCGTAATTGAACTACTCAACGACGAAGATGAGAATGTAAAATCAAATGCTGCAATGGCACTTGGTAAGCTCGATGACAAAAGAGCAATTGAACCACTCACAAAAGCTCTGGATGGTGACTCCGATAGGGTGCGTATTCTTGCAAGATCAGCGATCGACGACATTGAAAGACAGGTTAGCAGTTCTAAAGTTATGACCTTTTACGGAGAGGGAAGGGAGTTCTATACAGAAGATGAAAGGCGAAGCTGGCTTGATAAACTTGAAAGTATGAGGAATATAATGGGTGACATGCAGAAATACATGCATCCGTATGGTCCTGTTATCTCTTATGGACAGGGTTATGATGGCTATATATCAGTCACATTCCTGGAAGGTTCTGAGGTCAATGAGTCTTTGATGGATGAAATTTATGGGGTAATTGACAAGAAAGCTGTTGAGAATGGTATCGATGATATACCTGTGAAATTCGAATTTGAGGAGATGCCCGTACTAGATGAAGCACCATGTGAAGATCTCATCGAAGAGGACATTGATACTCCTAATACGCCAGGTTTTACAATCTTTTCACTTATAATGGGACTTTTATTCGTACTTAAAATCCAAAAGTGA
- a CDS encoding sensor histidine kinase has protein sequence MNEFTYSRTIRRELSTIAVLTIFVGILSINFDLFEGILHYVHVNVHSDLDEIFLTSVFLLFSLFIFSYHLYAEVKRESISLVEANTNFQNIFDSSNDSIVVYRKGGSIVNANNALINKLGYTKDELMQMHVQELYDPNSRSIEIKDEIFRPQGKSSLLEIEAIHKDGSRIPTEVSSSLFTSNGLPYIISVGRDITERKRIQTAILEKNKAQEASQIKSEFLANMSHELRTPLNSIIGFSQLLNSNPYENLNENEIKYSYNIMNAGNHLLELINDILDISKVESGKIELEYEKFGLHAFFSEVEGIVQHLASKKNIEIYSHFSSESIEVYADRLRMKQILYNLLSNSVKFTPENGCV, from the coding sequence ATGAATGAGTTTACATACTCAAGGACAATTCGTCGTGAACTTTCAACTATTGCAGTTTTAACTATCTTCGTGGGAATTTTGTCTATAAATTTTGATTTATTTGAAGGAATACTTCATTATGTGCATGTCAATGTACACAGTGATCTGGATGAAATTTTTTTAACGTCTGTATTTTTATTGTTTTCTCTTTTTATTTTCTCATATCATCTATATGCTGAAGTAAAAAGAGAATCTATAAGCCTCGTTGAAGCTAATACAAATTTTCAAAATATTTTTGATAGCTCAAATGATTCGATCGTCGTTTATAGGAAAGGCGGTTCCATCGTAAATGCAAATAATGCTCTTATCAATAAACTGGGTTACACCAAAGACGAGTTAATGCAGATGCATGTTCAGGAACTATATGATCCTAATTCTAGATCTATAGAAATTAAAGATGAAATTTTTCGACCTCAGGGAAAATCTTCATTATTAGAGATAGAAGCTATTCACAAGGATGGTTCAAGAATTCCTACGGAAGTAAGTAGCAGTTTGTTTACGTCTAATGGTCTTCCCTATATTATTTCCGTTGGCAGGGATATTACGGAACGTAAGAGAATCCAAACTGCAATACTTGAAAAGAATAAAGCCCAAGAAGCCAGCCAGATAAAATCTGAATTCCTCGCAAACATGAGTCATGAATTACGAACTCCCCTCAATTCTATCATCGGCTTCTCACAGTTGCTAAATAGCAATCCTTATGAAAACCTGAACGAAAATGAAATTAAATATTCATACAATATCATGAATGCAGGGAATCACCTGCTGGAACTGATTAATGACATTCTTGATATTTCTAAGGTAGAAAGCGGTAAAATTGAACTTGAATATGAAAAATTCGGTTTACATGCTTTCTTTTCTGAAGTAGAAGGTATAGTACAGCATCTGGCAAGCAAAAAGAACATTGAAATATATAGTCATTTTAGTTCTGAAAGTATAGAAGTGTATGCTGACAGATTAAGGATGAAACAAATATTGTACAATCTATTAAGCAATTCCGTGAAGTTCACACCTGAAAATGGGTGTGTATAG
- a CDS encoding aspartate/glutamate racemase family protein has product MKVRAHDKTVGILGGVGSESTARFFLKVIKNTPAKNDQDHLRIFIDNNPNIPDRTLAILGLGISPVEEAKRSIQTLENAGAELIAIPCNTMHYFYPELQSSTEIPIINMISETASYIHKEFSDIKKIGLLATTGTLMTRLYHDAIWGIKIITPDEELQEKVMNSIYGQEGIKAGYTDGSAREDILEVIEVLIKEGAEAIILGCTELTLLSIKEEVPVPLIDPSQVLAEVVVKKARLQI; this is encoded by the coding sequence ATGAAAGTCAGAGCACATGATAAAACGGTTGGGATTTTAGGGGGCGTAGGATCTGAATCAACTGCACGTTTTTTCTTAAAGGTTATCAAAAATACTCCCGCTAAAAATGATCAGGACCATTTGAGGATCTTCATCGATAATAATCCAAATATACCAGACCGTACACTGGCAATACTTGGACTGGGCATAAGCCCCGTAGAGGAAGCAAAAAGATCTATCCAGACTCTGGAAAATGCCGGTGCAGAGTTAATTGCAATACCATGCAATACTATGCATTACTTTTATCCTGAACTACAAAGCAGTACAGAGATCCCAATAATAAATATGATCTCAGAAACTGCATCCTACATCCACAAAGAATTTTCGGATATCAAGAAAATTGGGCTATTGGCCACTACCGGTACACTAATGACCAGACTATATCATGATGCGATTTGGGGAATAAAAATAATAACGCCAGATGAAGAGTTACAGGAAAAGGTCATGAATTCAATTTATGGACAAGAAGGGATAAAGGCAGGATACACAGATGGAAGTGCACGGGAAGATATTTTAGAAGTAATTGAAGTACTCATTAAAGAGGGTGCAGAAGCCATAATACTTGGTTGTACTGAACTTACCTTACTTTCGATTAAAGAGGAAGTACCTGTTCCATTGATCGATCCTTCGCAGGTCTTAGCAGAAGTTGTGGTCAAAAAGGCAAGGTTACAGATATGA
- a CDS encoding YihY/virulence factor BrkB family protein, with the protein MEKLRGVVVQTIKKWNSDDGLSFSAALSFYLILSLPSLLLFSLSIGGMFLKVERLQATIIEYISPFADEEIINSLNLLFQQLPETSSLTFGLLVSFLLFLWSAGNIFLHFQKTINKMWGVLEYKKGFVRRIFKKRISSFVAVFIFSLLLIMSILAEIFLVVISKILTNIIPFSLDIIQYASSIANVFVLTVLFIYLYKTLPEKKIDIKYIAIGSFLTVFFITIGKYLFSFYLSYSNLTTVYTQIGAFLAIFLWLYYSSMIVTLMTEFIKIYSDIEQQVVVDK; encoded by the coding sequence ATGGAAAAGTTGAGGGGTGTGGTTGTACAAACTATTAAAAAGTGGAACTCTGATGACGGGCTATCTTTCAGTGCAGCTCTCTCATTTTATTTAATACTCAGTCTTCCTTCCTTACTTTTGTTTTCATTATCCATTGGTGGAATGTTCCTGAAAGTGGAACGACTTCAGGCAACAATTATCGAGTACATTTCGCCTTTTGCAGATGAAGAGATCATAAACTCATTGAACCTTCTTTTCCAGCAATTACCGGAAACAAGTTCCCTTACTTTTGGATTGTTGGTAAGTTTCTTACTTTTTCTTTGGAGTGCTGGCAACATCTTTTTGCATTTCCAGAAAACGATCAATAAGATGTGGGGAGTTTTAGAATATAAAAAAGGATTTGTTCGAAGAATTTTTAAAAAACGTATTTCTTCATTTGTTGCGGTTTTTATATTTAGCTTGTTGCTGATCATGAGCATTCTTGCCGAGATCTTTTTAGTAGTGATCTCAAAAATACTTACGAATATTATTCCATTTTCTCTTGATATTATCCAATATGCTTCTTCTATTGCAAACGTGTTCGTACTTACAGTCCTTTTTATCTATCTCTACAAGACACTTCCTGAAAAGAAGATAGACATCAAGTATATTGCCATAGGTTCATTTCTTACTGTTTTTTTCATTACCATTGGCAAATATCTTTTTAGCTTCTATCTTTCGTATAGCAATTTAACAACGGTCTATACGCAAATTGGTGCCTTCCTTGCGATTTTTTTGTGGTTGTACTATTCTTCTATGATCGTAACACTAATGACCGAATTTATCAAGATCTATTCAGATATTGAACAACAGGTTGTTGTAGATAAATGA
- the ablA gene encoding lysine 2,3-aminomutase — protein sequence MEKYSKQQKEIATMIDSDDFLDKWKDWNWQLKHSIQDIETFEKLLGISFEPSEKAKLEETLEKFPLSITPYYLSLIDSDDFRNDPIFLQAFPSPEELSVSDEELEDPLSEDTDSPVEGITHRYPDRVLFHISNVCSMYCRHCTRKRKVGDIDCIPGKDKVLKGIEYIRNTPQIRDVLLSGGDPLMLSDDYLDWILTEISSIPHVEVIRIGSRMPVVLPYRITDELVDVLKKHHPVWLNTHFNHPREVTASSRRALQKLADAGIPLGNQTVLLAGVNDCQRIIKKLVHKLVQNRVRPYYLYQCDLSEGLSHFRTPIGKGIEIMENLIGHTSGFAVPTYVIDAPHGGGKIPVMPNYIISWSTNRVILRNYEGVITTYKEPESYKQVYCDRKCDDCYLQLKLDDATEYKGVGIAKLLADHDDTTSLVPEDNARMERRA from the coding sequence ATGGAAAAATACAGTAAGCAACAAAAAGAAATAGCAACAATGATCGATTCTGATGACTTTCTGGACAAATGGAAAGATTGGAATTGGCAGTTAAAACATTCTATTCAGGATATTGAAACTTTCGAGAAACTTCTCGGAATAAGTTTTGAACCTTCTGAAAAAGCAAAACTTGAAGAAACCCTTGAAAAGTTCCCTTTGTCTATCACTCCTTATTACTTATCACTGATCGACTCTGATGATTTCAGAAACGACCCTATTTTTCTCCAGGCTTTCCCTTCACCCGAAGAATTAAGTGTATCAGATGAGGAACTTGAGGACCCTCTTTCAGAAGATACGGATAGCCCCGTTGAGGGCATAACCCACAGATATCCTGACAGGGTACTTTTCCACATAAGCAATGTATGTTCGATGTATTGCCGCCATTGCACACGTAAAAGAAAGGTTGGTGACATTGATTGTATCCCCGGAAAAGATAAGGTACTCAAAGGTATCGAATACATCAGGAACACTCCACAAATAAGAGATGTATTACTTTCTGGTGGTGATCCTTTGATGTTGTCTGATGATTACTTAGACTGGATCCTTACTGAGATCAGTAGCATTCCTCATGTAGAAGTGATCCGTATAGGCAGCAGGATGCCTGTAGTACTTCCATATCGTATCACAGATGAACTTGTAGATGTACTTAAAAAGCATCATCCTGTCTGGTTGAACACACATTTCAACCACCCACGTGAGGTAACAGCCTCTTCCAGGCGGGCACTTCAAAAGCTTGCAGACGCAGGCATTCCTCTTGGAAACCAGACAGTATTGCTTGCAGGCGTGAATGACTGCCAGAGGATCATAAAGAAGCTGGTCCATAAGCTGGTCCAGAATCGTGTCCGTCCGTACTACCTGTACCAATGTGACCTTTCCGAAGGACTATCACATTTCAGGACACCTATAGGAAAGGGAATTGAGATCATGGAGAACCTGATCGGTCATACGAGTGGGTTTGCAGTTCCTACTTATGTCATTGATGCTCCTCATGGAGGGGGGAAGATACCGGTCATGCCGAATTATATCATTTCATGGTCAACGAATCGCGTTATCCTCCGTAATTATGAAGGTGTGATTACAACCTATAAAGAACCGGAGTCATACAAACAGGTGTATTGTGACCGCAAGTGTGATGACTGCTATCTCCAGCTTAAGCTTGATGATGCTACTGAATACAAAGGAGTCGGAATTGCCAAACTGCTTGCAGATCATGACGACACCACCAGTCTTGTTCCTGAAGATAATGCAAGGATGGAGAGAAGGGCTTAA
- the ablB gene encoding putative beta-lysine N-acetyltransferase, translating into MDSIGKIGNSIIQHGSYNDRIYLMKLDPTDMPSLLDEMDALAEREGYSKIFTKVPRSFRELFSDRDYQCEASIPRYYEGENAVIMSKFLDDKRSINSLNKMHEDVIDTAFSKEKYLNSTLPRGYSIRKCGKQDIEQIAEVYQKTFDTYPFPIHDPEYLLKTMEDNVVYFGVFRDERAVALSSAEIDFDNSAVEMTDFATLADFRGKGLSSHLLMRMAEEMKVMEIRTAFTIARSSSYGMNIVFAKCGYEYCGRLVNNTNISGNIESMNIWYLDLGSD; encoded by the coding sequence ATGGATTCCATTGGAAAAATAGGCAATTCGATCATCCAGCACGGCAGTTATAACGACCGGATCTATCTTATGAAACTGGATCCGACAGACATGCCTTCACTTCTGGATGAAATGGATGCCCTTGCAGAAAGGGAAGGCTATTCCAAGATATTCACAAAGGTTCCGAGGTCTTTCAGGGAGCTTTTTAGTGATCGTGACTATCAGTGTGAAGCATCTATCCCGCGATATTATGAAGGGGAAAATGCAGTTATCATGAGCAAGTTCCTTGATGACAAGAGAAGCATCAACTCCCTGAATAAAATGCATGAGGATGTCATAGATACAGCCTTTTCAAAAGAAAAATATCTGAATTCCACTCTTCCACGAGGATATTCTATAAGGAAATGCGGGAAGCAGGATATTGAACAGATAGCTGAAGTTTACCAGAAGACGTTTGATACCTATCCTTTCCCTATACATGATCCGGAATACCTGTTAAAGACAATGGAAGATAACGTTGTATATTTCGGTGTTTTCAGGGACGAAAGAGCAGTTGCACTTTCCTCTGCTGAAATAGACTTTGATAATTCAGCCGTTGAAATGACCGATTTTGCGACATTGGCCGATTTCCGTGGAAAAGGCCTATCCTCACATCTGCTTATGAGAATGGCAGAAGAGATGAAAGTAATGGAAATCAGGACCGCATTTACCATTGCAAGGTCAAGCTCTTACGGAATGAACATCGTGTTTGCAAAATGCGGATATGAGTATTGCGGAAGACTTGTGAACAATACCAATATTTCAGGCAACATCGAAAGCATGAATATATGGTATCTTGATCTTGGATCGGATTGA